From Nitrospira sp., a single genomic window includes:
- a CDS encoding efflux RND transporter periplasmic adaptor subunit translates to MTGIRWILATVLLAAGCSSKEEPATAVVAAASPAAIQVAVVEIKPAQVPVRVEVTGQIMPIFQATLSSRIQGTIDTLLVREGTRVSKGQMLIQLDSRDVQADLARASAEVENAKAQLDRMKMLYGQDAVSKQEMENATRSFKVAEANRKSVLAQLSYTVVKAPFDGVITEKKVEAGELASPGQPLLKMEDPLQLRLEATVAEGDLKSITRGDKIAVLIDALETQVLNGVVSQILPAGDPQTHTFMVKVDLPKTPGLKTGMFGRFQLDKGTSRTILIPASSVVERGELTSVYVVGADRIARLRWIKAGRRFDQQLEILSGVNLGERVLTDGSRGIDGAPVQILDAVAAPATP, encoded by the coding sequence ATGACGGGCATACGATGGATTCTTGCGACTGTCCTCCTGGCGGCAGGATGTAGCTCCAAAGAGGAACCGGCCACCGCGGTGGTTGCTGCCGCATCGCCGGCAGCCATTCAGGTCGCCGTCGTTGAGATCAAGCCCGCTCAGGTTCCTGTCCGTGTCGAGGTGACCGGTCAAATCATGCCGATCTTTCAGGCCACGCTGTCCAGCCGCATCCAAGGCACGATCGATACCTTGCTGGTGAGAGAAGGCACGCGTGTTTCAAAGGGGCAGATGCTCATTCAGCTCGACAGCCGCGACGTACAAGCCGATCTGGCGCGCGCCTCGGCGGAAGTTGAGAATGCCAAGGCCCAGTTGGATCGCATGAAGATGCTCTATGGTCAGGACGCGGTGTCGAAGCAGGAAATGGAGAATGCCACCCGATCGTTCAAGGTTGCGGAGGCGAATCGCAAGTCAGTGCTCGCGCAGCTGAGTTATACCGTCGTGAAGGCACCCTTCGACGGGGTCATCACCGAAAAGAAAGTGGAGGCAGGGGAGCTGGCCTCGCCCGGTCAACCCTTGCTGAAGATGGAAGATCCGCTCCAACTCCGACTGGAGGCGACGGTGGCGGAAGGTGATCTCAAATCGATTACTCGGGGAGACAAGATTGCTGTACTCATCGATGCGCTGGAGACTCAGGTTCTGAACGGAGTGGTGAGTCAGATCCTGCCGGCCGGCGATCCCCAAACCCACACCTTCATGGTGAAAGTCGACCTTCCCAAGACCCCGGGGTTGAAAACCGGGATGTTCGGCCGCTTTCAGTTGGACAAAGGGACCAGTCGCACAATCCTGATTCCGGCGTCTTCTGTGGTCGAACGCGGGGAACTGACGAGTGTCTATGTCGTCGGGGCCGACCGGATCGCCAGGCTCCGGTGGATTAAGGCCGGACGACGGTTTGATCAGCAACTGGAAATTCTTTCCGGCGTGAACCTGGGCGAACGGGTGTTGACGGATGGCAGCCGGGGCATCGACGGTGCGCCCGTGCAGATCCTCGACGCCGTTGCCGCCCCGGCGACGCCCTAA
- a CDS encoding DUF2892 domain-containing protein → MKLNELLRLIAGVFVLLAIVLGATVHPYWNYFAAFVAANLIQSAFTGWCPMMALLRKLGVQE, encoded by the coding sequence ATGAAACTCAACGAGCTGCTGCGATTGATTGCCGGGGTGTTTGTCTTGCTGGCCATTGTCCTGGGGGCGACGGTTCATCCGTACTGGAATTACTTTGCCGCCTTTGTTGCGGCGAACTTGATCCAGTCGGCATTTACGGGCTGGTGCCCGATGATGGCCCTTCTGAGGAAGCTGGGCGTGCAAGAGTAG